From a region of the Besnoitia besnoiti strain Bb-Ger1 chromosome I, whole genome shotgun sequence genome:
- a CDS encoding hypothetical protein (encoded by transcript BESB_002240) gives MGGRAETPGLFGGFFASSQAKVGFIRGASGTREKLALRCTYTIDLGGCLDIPAAASPRRYHRSCRSHLVRSDGDSSTETNDVRDIAGPLTLSFLEPGREGGEERSLAQLRLRTPRDGRSRKRWEADREAAALDVHRECVSSFPSRCTPIRRLFDVGEYVTIEAVRTPAQAHPGDDEKETFCSSPSCTPSRAPCEPVAISRSSAGMLLSALSLAVTELQLQDRESLEDVCQQRLLSSLSQIKQDKELQRGDRVQTSVAPDDSSESSADSAGLTPSRAPKPMPWNLPVFAVMDADEELFLGSYIASASLYNQEFVLPCNQREPSSSGGGAAAEKGLEAMAERRNKGGETSPCAAGHKNANERDSHSRDGRKETFGATARAEDSPGWKRALSTRLTSLDELWHWEFFGFNVVRRKGQSVGLTGFFNYLACAVGLGTPPALLCPFDRRRQKALLRVLRERTRVSLRSTYFVAELPVRPSRPLPFPRSSTAAPSAASHERGAVGAAAHRDALEAEREGEWHSIWEFGLRDLWRSADFSDSEGELTQPAARCGSRRSQGSAAGGIDAAEEVSSDMREAWMTPREGEDDNAAARMNARDSGETPSLAALSGGASLGGSAAAHAGGFIHKDLLIRLSITGPDPYASLHFCRALPSLPLLSYRSTDSNAADLSCFTGLYDEQRGPLGPPGALPFVCTLRLTTQRHALERIRGLQCLLRAETPCFPPASGYSERDGLPQPPREKNLTERTRPQLRPQLGEEAQRSVGSRQGDGLLRGDDEEMNRTEGQTVLHAKGRFCSHLGFLAALAPLLAPIPPPRTPDGLFPFGPPSLAASPAAEADLRRSILSVLNPQQHEVTLPFPLTARLFGLSLLLGQALEISEGFLGADAEDRSSSDFPGKRRRDKPLLDETFSLAFPPTQSSESEQPPSHEGGPRPAFLQPRQLERPAGQHAPAGAYVCGRCEESEEEELSRADKPRVRRAAEIDCSSAPPLKGNAGALRSLARPTRGLSPQAASPVAACAGGQDEADTSPADGRHLGWSVAGIAKRAGRERVSRRAEEDTPARPPSAWAIPSPFCPPDSAGDRGAFSWVGGEIASAASQPSDGLCRGPSSGSGEEARMRRAVKRLLRPSHPDDHKAHLLRQARKLAVLAAIENGGDAGVSSRSGTTDAARAPKVPRGVPDDPHSGPACSASCPSPSSPHSPNRAVFLAFSLLCRGAPSNSLLTDLALAVAGLPSLVHVQRFWSLFLVALRGAWEARTLLPRVSSAAHPSPCPPGFQPQRAPCAGSAAGAQGSSSKARAPNAHGDRDATVGWEGGLEERNAQDSRKGRREDRGEFSPESKSGSPGHKSSWWRFSSSSLARTLSASLAVQTREGWNPASSLGSSHDSSHADLVATNALLSPSSGFFFDASGCNFSSPSPSPGRAAKAAAAAAVAAGASCAPDGPVGLPDFRGCLLLQHLQQLNCAIQQLRVLAWEAEGRPRSWAVGSGGGLRQAGASCGTRKDLCREERGGRAMLAGEDAAPLQSETQGEVGPFESHRFLAWTGQRTRKGEGVSEGRHRNPHDTGDPLPVVLPGMPPVTEVTLGLHRARLNAQKLLYIERNGGKRSGDSHETDLFPFARACRNAFERALTGYGEQLQGGASSPKGLHVRSSPLSRTFPSFSEWCVRELGPLLLSRCDLSAIADRQELLLDVRRAAFAAARQKSAQLLGASGATPPKKPVEGRLSEATRGHPARLSSPAGSREGVEDAAAGLEGEARIGRDAAASAVASAAALAAEETACEGLRVKQEEEEAQKNAHGDRVRRAERMWREAVHKGGRSKRVESRGPFFDAVVEGEMALHYLESISAVDLLQQLVCCLVTGAVETWLTSCACSLLDAAFGGLRPSLEETARKEAAVQTVACLAGCRHFLSASSTHMPLHSSSAAAASPRFPPCVFLPLLSAVLELQRQAVLQLAAAGSRSARDSLRASHEPMNRVSDAGDVFSPFALLCTPAVFAAFLHCELTASRASSLLQKFDRYGENLPRASLGGVPLRGETLLGGAALQLSERVLSQHLRQAREAAGTAQSSRTERADPNRYSDAIELEGLGEDAEVPVLGKEEVSSVMFYVKDCQKAASGSWGPEEGAETPLDSPGDWWGRATRSADLSLSSTSFAWTLRGPQGLRNFRRSEF, from the exons ATGGGGGgccgcgccgagacgccAGGCCTGTTCGGCGGGTTTTTCGCATCCTCACAAGCTAAGGTAGGGTTTATCCGTGGAGCATCAGGGACAAGGGAGAAACTCGCTTtgaggtgtacgtacacgaTAGATCTGGGGGGCTGCCTCGACAtccctgcagcagcaagccCGCGTCGGTACCATCGCAGTTGCCGGTCTCACCTGGTTAGGTCCGACGGTGACAGCTCCACTGAAACCAACGATGTACGAGACATCGCGGGTCCGCTCACGTTGTCTTTCCTGGAGCCCGGgagggaaggaggcgaggagcgGAGTCTGGCGCAGTTACGATTGAGGACGCCCAGAGACGGTCGCAGCAGGAAACGGTGGGAAGCGGAccgagaggcagcggcgcttgACGTGCACCGCGAGTGCGTCTCTTCGTTCCCTAGCCGCTGTACGCCCATTCGTCGACTCTTTGACG TTGGCGAGTACGTGACGATTGAGGCGGTGCGGACACCCGCGCAAGCTCATCCGGGAGACGACGAAAAGGAAACGTTCtgttcgtctccttcctgcaCCCCCTCGCGCGCACCGTGCGAGCCTGTGGCAATctcgcgaagcagcgcgggCATGCTTCTCAGCGCCCTTTCGTTGGCAGTCACTGAGCTACAATTGCAGGACCGGGAGAGCCTGGAGGATGTCTGCCAGCAGAGACTCCTTTCGAGCCTGTCTCAGATCAAGCAGGACAAGGAACTGCAAAGGGGAGACCGAGTTCAAACCTCTGTGGCCCCGGATGATTCATCTGAGTCCAGCGCTGACTCCGCAGGACTCACCCCTTCACGGGCGCCGAAGCCTATGCCATGGAATCTGCCAGTGTTTGCAGTGATGGATGCTGACGAAGAACTGTTTCTTGGATCCTACatcgcgtcggcgtctctctaTAATCAAGAATTCGTTTTGCCTTGCAACCAGCGGGAGCCTTCCAGCAGCGGCGGTGGTGCGGCGGCTGAGAAAGGTCTGGAAGCCATGGCTGAAAGGAGGAACAAAGGAGGGGAGACTTCTCCATGCGCAGCGGGTCACAAGAATGCGAATGAGAGAGACTCTCATTCAAGAGACGGCAGGAAGGAGACTTTCGGCGCAACCGCGAGAGCAGAAGACAGTCCAGGGTGGAAACGAGCTCTCAGTACACGGTTAACAAGTCTGGACGAGCTTTGGCATTGGGAATTCTTCGGATTTAATGTAGTGCGGAGAAAGGGCCAAAGCGTCGGCCTTACAG GTTTCTTCAACTacctcgcctgcgctgtgGGACTTGGAACTCCGCCTGCGCTCCTGTGCCCTTTCGATCGCCGCCGACAGAAGGCGCTTCTTCGTGTCCTCAGAGAGAGGACCCGCGTTTCGCTTCGTTCCACGTATTTCGTTGCAGAGCTGCCCGTTCGTCCCTCGCGGCCCTTGCCTTTTCCGCGTTCCTCGACAGCCGCcccgtctgcggcgagccACGAGAGGGGCGCGGTTGGAGCTGCGGCACACAGAGACGCTTTAGAGGCCGAGCGCGAGGGGGAGTGGCATTCTATTTGGGAGTTCGGCCTGCGAGACCTCTGGCGATCAGCCGATTTTTCTGACAGTGAGGGCGAGCTCACCCAACCAGCAGCCCGCTgtggaagcagaagaagtcAGGGGtcagctgccggcggcatcgacgctgcggaggaggtgTCCAGCGACATGCGAGAAGCGTGGATGACAccacgcgagggcgaagacgacaatgcagcagcgcgaatGAACGCACGGGACTCCGGTGAGACTCCGTCTCTTGCTGCTCTCTCCGGTGGCGCATCCTtaggcggcagcgcagcggcgcatgcTGGGGGTTTCATTCATAAGGATCTGCTTATTCGCCTTTCCATCACCGGACCTGACCCATATGCCTCACTGCActtctgccgcgcgctgccgtctcttcctctgctttcgTACCGAAGCACAGACAGCAACGCCGCCGACCTCAGCTGCTTTACGGGTCTCTACGACGAGCAGCGAGGGCCTCTTGGACCCCCCGGCGCGCTTCCCTTTGTGTGCACCCTCCGGCTCACGACACAGCGGCATGCCCTCGAGCGCATCCGGGGCCTGCAGTGTCTTCTGCGAGCTGAAACGCCATGCTTCCCGCCTGCTTCAGGCTACTCCGAAAGGGACGgactgccgcagccgcccagagagaaaaacctGACTGAGAGGACTCGCCCACAGTTGCGTCCTCAGCTCGGCGAAGAAGCACAACGCTCTGTAGGATCACGACAGGGAGATGGCCTTCTGCGAGGGGATGACGAGGAGATGAACCGCACTGAAGGACAGACTGTGCTGCATGCGAAAGGCCGATTTTGTTCTCATCTCGGCTTCTTAGCTGCCCTGGCGCCGCTTCTTGCACCTattccgcctccgcggaccCCTGATGGACTCTTTCCCTTCGGTCCGCCttccctcgcggcgtcgcccgcagcagaagcagaccTCCGTCGGTCTATTCTGAGCGTATTGAATCCCCAGCAGCACGAAGTGACTCTTCCGTTTCCTCTCACAGCACGGCTGTTCGGGCTCAGTCTTCTATTAGGACAAGCTCTCGAGATCAGCGAAGGGTTCCTCGGTGCGGATGCGGAAGACAGGTCCTCCTCAGACTTCCCagggaagcggcgccgcgatAAGCCGCTTCTGGATGAAACGTTCTCGTTAGCCTTCCCGCCTACTCAAAGCTCTGAGTCTGAACAGCCTCCCAGCCACGAGGGGGGACCCCGGCCTGCCTTCTTGCAGCCGCGTCAGCTTGAGCGCCCCGCTGGCCAGCATGCCCCCGCGGGGGCCTACGTCTGCGGGAGGTGTGAGGAGtccgaagaggaggaactgAGCCGCGCGGATAAgcctcgcgtgcggcgcgctgcagagatAGACTGCAGTTCCGCGCCACCGCTAAAGGGAAACGCAGGCGCACTGCGTTCGCTGGCGAGACCGACCCGCGGGCTCTCTCCTCAAGCCGCTTCACCGgtggctgcctgcgcaggaggACAAGACGAGGCTGATACGAGCCCGGCGGACGGACGCCATCTCGGATGGAGTGTGGCGGGGATTGCAAAGAGAGCCGGTCGAGAACGAGTAAGTCGCAGAGCTGAAGAAGACacgcccgcgaggcctccgTCGGCTTGGGCCATCCCGTCGCCCTTCTGTCCGCCCGACTCCGCCGGAGACCGGGGCGCGTTCTCGTGGGTCGGGGGAGAGATCGCGTCCGCTGCTTCCCAGCCGAGCGACGGCCTTTGTCGCGGGCCGTCGTCAGGCAgtggagaagaagcgcgcatgcggcgcgccgtcaagcggctgcttcgccctTCGCATCCTGACGACCACAAAGCGCATCTCCTGCGGCAGGCCCGCAAGCTGGCTGTCCTCGCCGCCATCGAGAACGGCGGTGACGCGGGCGTCTCCAGTCGCTCGGGCACCACAGACGCTGCACGCGCCCCGAAGGTCCCGAGGGGCGTCCCAGATGACCCCCATTCGGGTCCTGCGTGCTCTGCCTCGtgtccttcgccttcgtcccctCACTCTCCGAATCGCGCAGTCTTTCTTGCAttctcgcttctctgccgAGGCGCACCGTCGAACTCGCTTTTGACAGATCTAGCACTTGCGGTCGCGGGCCTGCCTTCTCTTGTGCACGTCCAGCGCTTCTGGAGCCTCTTTCTCgtggcgctccgcggcgcgtgggAGGCACGGACGCTTCTTCCCCGTGTCTCGTCAGCCGCGCATCCGTCTCCGTGCCCTCCGGGGTTTCAGCCGCAGCGTGCCCCCTGCGCGGGAtcggcggctggcgcacAAGGAAGCAGCTCCAAGGCTCGAGCGCCTAATGCACACGGAGACAGAGATGCGACTGTGGGATGGGAGGGGGGACTTGAAGAAAGGAATGCGCAGGACAGCCGGAAAGGAAGAAGggaagacagaggagagtTCTCCCCGGAGAGCAAGTCGGGGAGCCCGGGGCACAAATCCTCCTGGTGGCGtttttcgtcgtcttcgttggCGAGGACGCTCAGCGCTTCTCTGGCCGTGCAAACGCGAGAGGGGTGGAACCCCGCGAGCTCCCTGGGCTCCTCCCACGACAGTTCGCATGCAGACCTCGTGGCGACGAATGCGCTtctgtcgccgtcgtcgggcTTCTTTTTCGACGCCTCCGGCTGCAACTTTTCTTCaccgtctccctcgcctggGAGGGCGGccaaggcagcggcggcggcagctgtggCAGCAGGGGCGTCGTGCGCACCGGACGGGCCTGTTGGGCTCCCAGACTTCCGAGgctgccttctgctgcagcatcTGCAGCAACTCAACTGCGCAatccagcagctgcgtgtgCTGGCGTGGGAAGCTGAGGGGCGGCCGCGTAGCTGGGCcgtcggcagcggcgggggtctgcggcaggcaggcgcctcctgcggcacAAGAAAAGACCTGTgtagagaagagagaggaggccggGCGATGCTAgctggagaggacgcggcgccgctgcagtccGAGACTCAGGGCGAAGTGGGGCCTTTTGAGAGTCACCGGTTTCTCGCCTGGACTGGGCAGCGAACCAGGAAGGGCGAGGGAGTGAGCGAAGGCAGACACAGAAATCCTCATGACACTGGAGATCCTCTCCCAGTGGTGCTGCCGGGGATGCCTCCGGTCACCGAAGTCACCCTGGGGCTCCACCGAGCGCGCCTCAACGCGCAAAAACTGCTGTACATCGAACGGAATGGCGGGAaacgcagcggcgacagccaCGAGACTGACCTGTTTCCCTTTGCCCGAGCGTGCCGTAACGCCTTCGAACGTGCTCTGACTGGCTACGGCGAGCAACTCCAGGGAGGCGCGTCCTCCCCCAAGGGTCTCCACGTACGCAGCAGCCCGCTGTCGAGGACCTTCCCGTCCTTCAGCGAGTGGTGTGTGCGGGAGCTTGGCccccttcttctttctcggtGTGATCTTTCAGCGATCGCCGATCGCCAAGAGCTTCTCCTCGAcgtgcgtcgcgcagctttcgctgcggcgcgacagaAGTCTGCGCAGCTCTTGGGCGCAAGCGGCGCTACCCCGCCCAAGAAACCAGTTGAAGGCCGCCTTTCAGAGGCGACCCGTGGTCACCCAGCGCGCCTGTCTTCCCCAGCAGGCTCCAGGGAAGGCGTAGAggatgcggcggcgggatTAGAGGGGGAGGCTCGGATCGGAAGGGATgctgcagcgagcgcagTCGCAAGCGCTGCCGCCTTGGCAGCTGAGGAGACTGCATGCGAAGGGCTGCGGGTTaagcaggaggaagaagaggcccaGAAAAACGCCCACGGCGACCGGGTCAGGCGTGCGGAGAGAATGTGGAGAGAAGCGGTTCACAAGGGCGGCCGATCGAAACGCGTAGAAAGCAGAGGCCCCTTTTTCGACGCTGTC GTCGAGGGAGAAATGGCTTTGCACTACTTGGAGAGCATCAGCGCCGTCGACCTCCTTCAGCAGCTGGTCTGCTGTCTCGTGACTGGCGCCGTCGAAACGTGGCTAACTTCGTGTGCATGTTCGCTGCTGGATGCTGCATTCGGCGGCCTACGTCCCTCTCTGgaagagacggcgcggaAAGAGGCCGCTGTACAGACGGTTGCGTGCCTGGCTGGGTGCCGCCATTTTCTATCCGCGTCATCGACTCACATGCCTCTCCACTCCTCgtcggctgcagccgcttcgcctcggtTTCCGCCGTGTGTTTTTCTGCCCCTTCTCTCCGCAGTGTTGGAGCTGCAGCGACAAGCGGTTCTTCAGCTGGCGGCAGCCGGTtcccgcagcgcgcgagatTCGTTGAGGGCCTCGCATGAGCCGATGAACCGTGTAAGTGACGCGGGCGATGTTTTCTCTCCGTTTGCTCTTCTCTGTACGCCGGCGGTCTTCGCCGCGTTTCTCCACTGCGAGCTtaccgcgtcgcgcgcctcttcgctgctgcagaaatTCGACCGGTACGGAGAGAATCTCccacgcgcctctctcggcgGGGTGCCCCTGAGAGGGGAGACGCTTCTGGGgggagcggcgctgcagctgtctGAGCGCGTTTTGAGTCAGCatctgcggcaggcgagagaggctgcCGGGACGGCACAGAGCAGCCGTACAGAGAGGGCAGATCCAAACAGATACTCCGACGCGATTGAGCTCGAGGGGCTTGGCGAAGACGCTGAAGTGCCTGTTCTGGGCAAAGAGGAAGTCTCGTCGGTGATGTTCTACGTGAAGGATTGCCAGAAGGCTGCGAGCGGATCCTGGGGGCCCGAagagggggcggagacgcccctGGACTCGCCAGGGGACTGGTgggggagggcgacgaggagtgCAGACCTTTCGCTGTCGAGTACCTCCTTCGCGTGGACTCTCCGGGGTCCGCAGGGTCTCAGAAACTTCAGAAGAAGCGAGTTTTGA
- a CDS encoding hypothetical protein (encoded by transcript BESB_002250), translated as MSHTHRGDENTYTQRNPTPLSVVRDPAPSLPEAKVYSAHKGGSRPETLPRSADPATPPPQIASTPAPAPTVSKEKIPFAPTDTSWRSSKYTLEEASQTPTKWEESPVGSPSYPASPAETPSGEKEQWEQPDESDVGETTDEWGRELDALKADEESQTGFDESGQAGDTESERDRIGDGLGNMGKSIQPLVEEAYPDMKLSDEPSPPPVGRHDSEIAATRNFRRQWAPRRYQFGPGETPLPTPPGGSDIDLDNENVIWGELKFQVQDSVADRGRGTPVFAFGHRDPQLMNPEPRKLLQQTTAGAGVPDDGRLECADNHGGSRVGDGVLRANVDDVRDTVAGGTPQQEERYRRGHGAQKGCTQLRTNESDFFQAAAARFQRKDHLSQGLVSPATRTVPLPDSAGAGRLQDEERSTTARILGGPWLFFNADEE; from the coding sequence ATGAGTCACACGCACCGTGGCGACGAaaacacatacacacagCGAAATCCCACACCACTCTCGGTGGTACGTGACCCGGCACCATCCTTGCCGGAAGCCAAAGTTTACAGTGCCCACAAAGGTGGCTCGCGCCCTGAAACACTTCCCAGATCCGCAGACCCCGCAACGCCCCCACCTCAAATAGCATCAacgccggcgccagcgcccacCGTGTCAAAGGAGAAGATACCGTTTGCTCCAACCGACACGTCATGGCGGTCTTCCAAGTATACTCTGGAGGAGGCCTCACAGACTCCGACCAAATGGGAAGAATCACCCGTAGGATCCCCGTCATAtccggcgtcgccagcggagacgcctTCGGGAGAAAAGGAACAATGGGAACAGCCAGACGAAAGTGACGTAGGGGAGACTACAGACGAGTGGGGACGGGAACTGGATGCATTAAAGGCTGACGAAGAATCGCAGACAGGATTCGATGAATCCGGACAGGCAGGTGACACCGAAAGCGAGAGGGATCGGATTGGCGATGGTTTAGGTAATATGGGTAAGAGCATTCAACCGCTGGTCGAGGAGGCGTATCCAGACATGAAGTTATCTGATgagccgtcgcctcctcctgttGGTAGACATGATTCGGAAATAGCAGCTACACGAAATTTTCGGCGGCAGTGGGCTCCAAGACGGTATCAGTTTGGCCCAGGCGAAACCCCACTCCCGACTCCGCCTGGTGGCTCAGACATAGACTTGGATAATGAAAATGTTATATGGGGAGAGCTTAAGTTCCAGGTACAGGACAGCGTCGCAGACAGAGGTAGGGGGACCCCAGTCTTTGCGTTCGGGCACCGGGACCCGCAGTTGATGAACCCAGAACCAAGAAAGCTCTTGCAACAGACCACAGCCGGTGCTGGCGTGCCCGACGACGGACGTCTTGAGTGTGCGGACAATCATGGTGGATCTCGAGTAGGCGACGGGGTCCTGCGTGCAAATGTGGATGACGTACGGGACACGGTAGCGGGTGGTACCCCGCAGCAGGAAGAAAGATACCGCCGTGGTCACGGAGCACAGAAGGGCTGTACGCAACTACGCACCAACGAATCAGACTTCTTtcaggcagcggctgcccgATTTCAAAGAAAAGACCACCTATCTCAGGGTCTTGTGAGCCCTGCAACACGAACCGTTCCACTGCCAGAttctgctggcgcaggcagactacaggacgaagagaggagcACTACGGCTAGGATACTCGGGGGTCCGTGGCTCTTTTTTAATGCGGATGAGGAATGA